The Chitinispirillum alkaliphilum genome has a segment encoding these proteins:
- a CDS encoding 8-amino-7-oxononanoate synthase translates to MSVRFFAQVEKQQSAKFVTQSTIIVFYINRYKQASITENPGTLLKKQMKPALFEKAISNLCKRKSSSLFRHIPGFPEHAYLDLSSNSYLALHQNSEVLKNAEKLVQSRYHGNLASRLVGQNTKLYEELEHELAQWKKCESSLVFNSGYAANTGIIASLCSRHSDIFSDRLNHASIIDGSILSGAKVHRYKHNDMDDLRNQLKKCNGKEKLIVTDTVFSMDGDRAKLSDICQLASDYSSMVMVDEAHATGIFGQTASGLVEESGTSDGIHIRVSTLSKAVAGLGGFFAGDSVLRDFFINNARSFVFSTGLPHSVLAFNLASVRHIRENPGSGKKLLNIADKFRQTLSGHGFYTLNSTTQIVPVITGTPEKALSLSNYLKDHGVFAPAVRAPTVPTGTERVRLSLNLGMEKESLSEITRLMCEWKNNHG, encoded by the coding sequence ATGAGTGTGCGTTTTTTTGCCCAAGTGGAAAAACAGCAGTCAGCTAAGTTTGTGACTCAATCCACTATTATAGTATTTTACATTAATCGTTACAAACAAGCCAGTATTACAGAGAATCCAGGTACCCTACTCAAAAAACAGATGAAACCAGCACTATTTGAAAAAGCAATCTCAAACCTCTGCAAAAGGAAGAGTTCATCTCTGTTCAGACATATTCCCGGTTTTCCCGAACATGCTTACCTGGATTTGTCTTCCAACAGCTATCTGGCTCTTCACCAAAACAGTGAGGTGCTTAAAAATGCTGAAAAACTGGTTCAATCCCGATACCACGGTAACCTTGCTTCAAGACTGGTTGGACAGAATACAAAGTTATATGAGGAGCTTGAACATGAGCTGGCTCAATGGAAAAAATGTGAATCCTCCCTGGTTTTCAATTCCGGATATGCAGCAAACACAGGAATAATTGCCTCACTCTGTTCAAGGCACAGTGATATTTTCAGTGATCGTTTGAATCATGCATCAATTATAGACGGCAGTATATTATCCGGTGCAAAGGTTCACAGATACAAACATAATGACATGGATGATCTCAGGAACCAGCTTAAAAAATGTAACGGAAAAGAAAAACTCATTGTAACCGATACCGTTTTCAGCATGGATGGGGACAGAGCCAAACTTTCTGACATTTGCCAACTCGCCTCTGATTACAGTTCCATGGTTATGGTTGATGAAGCACATGCGACAGGTATTTTCGGGCAAACGGCAAGTGGCCTTGTTGAAGAAAGTGGCACATCAGACGGAATTCACATCAGGGTAAGCACGCTAAGCAAAGCGGTAGCAGGACTTGGTGGTTTTTTCGCGGGCGATTCGGTTTTAAGAGATTTTTTTATCAACAATGCCAGAAGTTTTGTGTTTTCAACTGGTCTGCCACACTCAGTGCTGGCATTCAACCTCGCATCTGTAAGGCACATCAGAGAAAACCCGGGATCAGGGAAGAAGTTACTTAACATCGCAGACAAATTCAGACAAACGCTTTCAGGGCATGGGTTTTATACACTCAATTCCACAACCCAGATTGTTCCTGTTATAACCGGCACTCCAGAAAAGGCATTATCTCTGTCGAACTACCTGAAAGACCATGGAGTCTTTGCTCCCGCAGTCCGCGCCCCTACAGTGCCGACCGGAACTGAAAGAGTGCGCCTTTCACTTAACCTTGGCATGGAAAAAGAATCACTATCGGAAATCACCAGACTAATGTGTGAATGGAAAAACAATCATGGATAA
- a CDS encoding Endo-1,4-beta-glucanase, whose amino-acid sequence MLNTKKIVAIAVLFVASGLTSSARVRVEGNRFFRGDNQIFMLGTNTPWNSWNEFGQNFDSGWWENHFRKLSENGLNNTRVWISCSGENQSPVISEDGFVSGATVQFWQDVDQLFHLAKQHNIYLMVALISFDHTRTDGDWGERWRKMYSSEENRKSYIDNYVKPFIERYRKNNYFWAVDVVNEIEWVFEDHGVKREYVVDLIARVANAVRETSDGEVLVTQGLGAGPKFGSPVFEGNMVSDDTLGNYQPGAHLDFYKIHYYDWQRQWFGSPFEMGPGDWQIDYKPCIIGEYGASGAAEFSPEECLLNSVSLGWQGVQPWTSNGVDGYGSIDEFGTVFKFWSTQNHELVFPPQTENPGPFTIDILQSEGGMINVDPVKKIYQKNEKVIVTALPEDGNELRRWGGGIICTSTKCTVVVNENLTLSAHFATSGDLISNGSFYDGELFWSLGRHGGAAADVYVDRGTFCISIADPGSQMWHLQLTQGGLFLEAGRSYEFSFSTRAESNRSMYVALGEDGGNYDKYAERTVSLTEDMRTFTINFITEKPDSNVRVEFNMGAEAGDVYLNDVSLRFTDVSSVVKNNVNQTFFVPKPISGYRFENGLLKLKGVNGDNVSVDGYALNGKHLFSWNGKAVGEKVSIPVNVSSFNVMVIKGTVDDRDVYLRVINRN is encoded by the coding sequence ATGTTGAACACAAAAAAGATCGTGGCGATAGCTGTCCTCTTTGTCGCTTCTGGGCTGACATCTTCTGCAAGGGTCAGAGTGGAAGGGAACAGGTTTTTCAGAGGGGATAATCAGATTTTCATGCTGGGAACCAATACACCATGGAACAGCTGGAATGAATTTGGTCAAAATTTCGATTCCGGTTGGTGGGAGAATCATTTTCGCAAGTTGAGTGAAAATGGTCTCAACAATACAAGGGTATGGATCTCCTGCAGTGGAGAGAATCAATCGCCGGTTATTTCTGAGGACGGATTTGTAAGTGGTGCGACAGTGCAGTTCTGGCAGGATGTAGATCAGCTCTTTCATCTTGCCAAACAACACAACATATACCTGATGGTTGCACTTATCTCTTTTGATCATACCCGAACAGATGGTGATTGGGGAGAGCGGTGGCGTAAAATGTATTCATCTGAGGAGAACAGAAAATCGTATATAGATAATTACGTCAAACCATTTATCGAAAGATACAGAAAAAATAATTATTTCTGGGCTGTGGATGTGGTAAATGAGATAGAGTGGGTATTTGAAGATCACGGAGTAAAGAGAGAATATGTTGTAGATCTAATTGCACGCGTTGCAAATGCGGTAAGAGAAACAAGTGATGGAGAAGTGCTCGTAACACAGGGGTTGGGTGCGGGGCCAAAATTTGGTTCTCCTGTATTCGAAGGTAACATGGTGAGTGATGATACATTGGGTAATTACCAGCCCGGAGCGCATCTTGACTTCTATAAAATCCACTATTACGACTGGCAGCGCCAGTGGTTTGGCTCACCATTTGAAATGGGACCTGGAGATTGGCAGATTGACTATAAACCCTGCATAATAGGGGAGTATGGTGCAAGCGGTGCTGCCGAATTTTCTCCTGAAGAGTGTTTGTTGAATTCTGTAAGTTTAGGGTGGCAGGGAGTGCAGCCATGGACTTCCAACGGGGTTGACGGCTACGGAAGTATAGATGAATTTGGTACCGTGTTTAAATTCTGGAGTACCCAAAACCATGAGTTGGTTTTTCCGCCTCAGACAGAAAACCCGGGACCCTTTACAATTGATATCCTGCAGTCTGAAGGTGGAATGATTAATGTAGACCCAGTGAAAAAAATTTATCAAAAGAATGAAAAAGTTATTGTTACAGCCTTACCAGAGGATGGTAATGAGCTGAGACGGTGGGGTGGAGGCATTATCTGTACAAGTACTAAATGCACTGTTGTTGTAAATGAAAATCTGACTCTGTCAGCGCATTTTGCAACCTCCGGAGACCTTATCTCAAATGGGTCATTCTATGATGGTGAGCTATTTTGGAGCCTTGGACGACATGGAGGAGCTGCTGCTGACGTATATGTGGATAGAGGAACTTTCTGTATCAGCATTGCAGATCCTGGTTCGCAAATGTGGCATCTTCAGTTAACCCAGGGCGGGTTGTTTCTTGAAGCCGGACGCAGTTATGAGTTTTCTTTCAGTACAAGGGCAGAATCAAATCGCTCAATGTATGTTGCTCTTGGTGAAGATGGAGGAAATTATGATAAGTATGCAGAGAGAACAGTATCCCTCACAGAAGATATGCGGACTTTCACTATTAATTTCATAACAGAGAAACCTGATTCCAATGTGCGTGTAGAGTTCAACATGGGAGCTGAAGCTGGGGATGTTTATTTGAATGATGTGTCACTGAGGTTTACAGATGTTTCTTCTGTCGTTAAGAACAATGTCAATCAAACATTTTTTGTTCCTAAGCCAATTTCAGGTTACCGATTTGAAAATGGATTACTTAAGCTGAAAGGTGTCAATGGTGACAACGTGTCAGTTGACGGGTATGCGTTAAACGGCAAACACCTTTTTAGCTGGAATGGAAAGGCCGTAGGCGAAAAGGTGAGTATACCAGTGAATGTTTCTTCTTTCAATGTAATGGTTATAAAAGGGACTGTCGATGATAGGGACGTGTATTTAAGAGTTATAAACAGAAATTAA
- a CDS encoding Adenosylmethionine-8-amino-7-oxononanoate aminotransferase translates to MISKKFSEHLWMPFTSHKDFVENPPVIIEKGKGVYLYDENGDKYIDGIGSWWVSIFGHNHPEITSAVRNQLDKIEHVLMAGCVSTATLELVEVLGGLLPPGLKKIFFSDDGSTSVEVAMKIALQYHQINGSKSRTKFVSLDGGYHGDTLGAASVGSIPRYHGIFHSTFKKQYYADSPYCYRCPAGKEKNTCNAECMDSLEAILKSHGEEIAACIFEPMVQGAVGMRMYPPKVLKKIFQLCNRYEILTIADEVAMGLGRTGKMFACDHAGVVPDMMCLAKGLTAGYMPLAVTAVKEKIHAAFCGDHLSNKTFEHGHTFTGNPLAAATACATLNLLVKSQIPDSITTVMEYFRNRMEVLFKDLECVGDVRCLGMAGALDIVKNKTTKEPYTPQERFSYRVCNKAREKGLLIRPLANCIYFMPAFIITKEEIDIMLSATLDSIIEVMNEQV, encoded by the coding sequence ATGATATCAAAGAAATTCTCTGAACATCTTTGGATGCCATTTACATCACATAAAGACTTTGTAGAAAACCCTCCTGTAATAATTGAGAAAGGGAAGGGAGTTTACTTATACGATGAGAATGGGGATAAATACATTGACGGGATCGGCTCATGGTGGGTAAGCATATTTGGTCACAATCACCCTGAAATAACATCTGCGGTGCGCAATCAACTCGATAAAATCGAACACGTGCTCATGGCAGGATGTGTTTCTACTGCAACACTGGAACTGGTAGAGGTTCTTGGAGGGCTCCTGCCACCGGGGCTGAAAAAGATTTTTTTTTCCGATGATGGATCAACTTCTGTAGAGGTTGCAATGAAAATTGCCCTGCAGTATCATCAGATAAACGGCAGCAAATCCCGCACGAAATTTGTTTCTCTCGATGGTGGATATCATGGGGACACGCTTGGTGCCGCTTCTGTAGGGTCAATTCCACGATATCATGGCATTTTCCACTCCACTTTTAAAAAGCAATACTACGCCGATTCTCCCTACTGTTATCGTTGCCCTGCGGGCAAAGAGAAAAACACCTGCAATGCTGAATGTATGGATTCTCTTGAAGCGATTCTTAAGTCACATGGTGAAGAGATTGCCGCCTGCATATTTGAACCAATGGTTCAGGGCGCAGTGGGGATGCGCATGTATCCGCCAAAAGTGCTGAAAAAAATATTCCAGCTATGTAACAGATATGAGATTCTTACCATAGCCGATGAAGTGGCTATGGGGTTAGGCAGAACGGGTAAAATGTTTGCATGCGATCATGCCGGAGTTGTTCCGGATATGATGTGTCTGGCAAAGGGGCTCACTGCCGGATATATGCCTCTGGCTGTTACCGCGGTAAAAGAAAAGATCCATGCGGCATTCTGCGGTGATCACCTCTCAAACAAAACATTTGAACATGGCCACACATTTACCGGCAATCCCCTTGCCGCAGCAACAGCATGTGCTACTCTGAACCTGCTGGTTAAATCTCAAATTCCCGATTCCATAACAACGGTTATGGAGTATTTCAGGAATAGAATGGAAGTTTTGTTTAAAGACCTGGAGTGTGTAGGTGATGTGCGATGCCTTGGCATGGCGGGTGCTCTTGACATTGTCAAAAACAAAACAACCAAAGAACCATATACCCCTCAGGAAAGATTCTCTTACAGGGTTTGCAACAAAGCAAGAGAGAAAGGTTTACTGATCCGACCACTTGCGAACTGTATCTATTTTATGCCGGCATTCATTATTACAAAAGAAGAAATTGACATAATGCTCTCAGCAACACTTGACTCAATCATTGAGGTAATGAACGAACAGGTATAA
- a CDS encoding Dethiobiotin synthetase — translation MKSNAIFITGTDTDIGKTYISRLLADTFAGPQTTVSYVKPIQTGCEKDESGILRAPDADYVFRGKAVKIKEYKYHVPFRFEPACSPHLAASLESVSISLEHISHCLQLICSQTDLVVVEGAGGILVPLNEHQFMIDLMIFLQLPVILVTSPHLGTLNHTLLSLSTLRQNNLKLAGTVINNVRSEPDNFLTRDNKSVIRKHSSPSPVLEIEFGCNNNNKLKEFCNDIKEIL, via the coding sequence ATGAAAAGCAATGCGATATTTATTACAGGCACAGATACAGATATCGGAAAAACTTACATAAGCCGATTGTTGGCAGATACATTCGCCGGCCCGCAAACCACCGTATCATATGTAAAACCAATACAAACAGGATGTGAAAAAGATGAGTCCGGCATATTGAGAGCACCTGATGCTGATTATGTATTCCGGGGAAAGGCTGTAAAAATAAAGGAGTATAAATACCACGTACCTTTTCGATTCGAACCGGCCTGCTCACCTCATCTGGCGGCTTCCCTGGAGTCTGTGTCCATCTCATTGGAACATATCAGCCATTGTTTACAGCTAATATGCAGTCAAACCGATCTTGTGGTAGTGGAAGGAGCGGGCGGAATACTTGTTCCGCTGAATGAACACCAATTCATGATCGACCTTATGATTTTTCTCCAATTACCGGTTATACTGGTTACTTCTCCTCATCTTGGAACATTGAACCACACACTTCTCTCTTTAAGCACCCTACGGCAAAACAATCTAAAATTAGCTGGCACTGTGATTAACAACGTGCGCAGTGAACCGGACAACTTTTTAACAAGAGATAACAAATCAGTTATAAGAAAACACTCCTCCCCCTCTCCGGTTCTGGAGATAGAGTTCGGCTGCAACAACAACAACAAATTGAAGGAGTTTTGTAATGATATCAAAGAAATTCTCTGA
- a CDS encoding Biotin synthesis protein BioC, with product MNKEKTYKSSIAKRFGKKASGYRKNSKVQSILLDSVGNIIEKHLKPDQRWIDIGSGPGTLISKIPHLPSATTFVCLDIAFESLEMINGYRSEKLKTACVRADGEHLPFKRNRFDAAVIASMLQWASTPELILNEAANVLKEKGILIFSIFTHGTLRELSSAREECGISNPVSFLSEKSSFELISEAGFSLCPETVRNHTHTEFYDSAFHVLKSLSSIGATATTERFLNRKDILKLCKCYESKFSNDAQYVPVTYNAITGCAIRKDL from the coding sequence ATGAATAAAGAAAAAACATACAAATCAAGTATAGCCAAGCGCTTCGGTAAAAAAGCCTCCGGATATAGGAAAAATTCGAAAGTACAGTCGATTCTTTTGGATTCTGTGGGTAATATTATTGAAAAGCACCTCAAACCAGATCAACGATGGATAGATATAGGCTCCGGGCCAGGTACTTTGATTTCAAAAATCCCTCACCTTCCCAGCGCCACTACTTTTGTGTGCCTTGACATTGCATTTGAATCTCTTGAAATGATCAACGGGTACAGATCTGAAAAGCTTAAAACAGCTTGCGTCAGAGCAGATGGAGAACATCTGCCGTTCAAAAGGAACAGATTCGATGCGGCTGTAATTGCATCCATGCTTCAGTGGGCCAGCACACCGGAATTGATTTTAAATGAAGCAGCCAACGTCCTAAAAGAAAAAGGGATATTGATCTTCTCCATTTTCACACATGGAACACTCCGAGAACTCAGTTCAGCAAGAGAAGAGTGTGGTATTTCAAATCCTGTCAGTTTTCTGTCTGAAAAAAGTAGTTTTGAGTTGATAAGCGAAGCCGGTTTTTCCCTGTGTCCAGAAACAGTGAGAAATCACACTCATACAGAGTTTTACGATTCTGCATTTCATGTGCTAAAAAGTTTAAGTTCAATAGGGGCAACCGCTACAACAGAACGATTTCTAAACAGAAAAGACATTCTGAAGCTTTGTAAATGTTATGAATCAAAATTCAGTAATGACGCTCAATATGTCCCTGTTACCTACAACGCTATTACCGGATGTGCTATACGGAAAGACCTATGA
- a CDS encoding putative secreted protein codes for MKTSSYKKTGHYKRSVPRIGLDTVLTFLLTKCTLLSRAFFSIDGFLFPQEGAFLHKISKKSPLEGPVIEIGSMNGLSTVCIAAGLNSRSRDEQLYSIDPHLYGTEKNLKRNLEKFKVSDRVEILTSKSSEIVKNWNNPQPRMVFIDGSHQVLDVMEDYLTWLSKLKPGGFILLHDSTDLSSLPGPHFVAKTRILNDGNFEARGSIGSITWAKKRGGNDHWSPKVFGAAVTDCMFSMLKRWVKSDVTQKKS; via the coding sequence ATGAAAACCAGCTCATACAAGAAAACCGGTCACTACAAAAGATCTGTCCCACGCATTGGATTGGACACTGTTCTTACTTTCCTTCTCACTAAATGTACCCTGCTCTCCAGGGCATTTTTCTCCATAGATGGATTTCTTTTTCCCCAGGAAGGGGCATTTCTCCACAAAATATCCAAAAAATCACCTCTTGAAGGTCCTGTTATCGAAATCGGATCCATGAACGGATTATCAACTGTTTGCATAGCAGCCGGACTTAATTCCAGATCACGAGACGAGCAGCTCTATTCCATAGATCCCCACCTGTATGGTACAGAAAAGAATCTCAAAAGAAATCTCGAAAAATTCAAAGTCAGTGATCGGGTTGAGATTCTCACTTCAAAATCCTCAGAAATTGTTAAAAACTGGAATAATCCTCAGCCCCGAATGGTGTTTATTGATGGGAGCCATCAGGTTCTGGACGTTATGGAGGATTATTTAACCTGGCTCTCCAAACTCAAACCGGGCGGATTTATACTTCTGCATGACTCTACAGATTTAAGTTCTTTACCTGGTCCGCATTTTGTCGCAAAAACCCGGATTCTGAATGATGGCAATTTTGAAGCGAGGGGAAGTATCGGAAGCATAACATGGGCAAAGAAAAGAGGTGGTAACGATCACTGGTCACCGAAGGTTTTCGGAGCAGCAGTAACAGACTGTATGTTCTCGATGTTGAAAAGATGGGTAAAAAGCGATGTCACTCAGAAAAAATCCTGA
- a CDS encoding Aspartate ammonia-lyase — translation MFYRIGFVIIVLLSIFYAHGNCGRIEEVTVYPDRAQVTRVIDVTVQQGDHVLAISDLPSILDQGSIRISARGPGGLTLGEVRMRHLHSADLVDERARQIETEIESLRDTLREVELQKESFNLQMALLQSLAKNPGGEGELTPVKWGAAVEVLGENSELVNRGILSAEREIRELNRKISVKRRELDDLGSQQRDYVEAIIAYRAEQNGLAQFRVDYTVPQVSWVPRYDFRLDTEKSELELIQFADVQQNSGEDWDNVVLRISTSRPALGGKLPELYPWYIDVLRPSRDAELSRVPSARMLRPEERGLSLEMAADHNQFAVIRDAASVESRDFAVNYRVAGRVSLPGDNSVNNFKLSNIVMESNISTRVVPKLQPLAYLYATSVYNGEAPLLPGHATLYQDGVLVGRVRVGRGVAGDELSMSFGVDERVEVSYDLITDRKGSEGILRRHNQFKRKYLITINNHHRREMEITVLDQIPISRDERIRISVSEESDTPTSFNLENRPGVVAFTSVQMPGEQRKIRFGYTVTFPENLEGIIGW, via the coding sequence ATGTTTTATCGGATCGGATTTGTAATTATTGTTTTATTATCCATTTTTTATGCACACGGGAATTGCGGAAGGATAGAAGAAGTTACAGTCTACCCTGACCGCGCACAGGTTACCAGGGTAATTGATGTTACGGTTCAACAAGGAGATCATGTACTTGCCATCTCTGATCTTCCTTCTATACTGGATCAGGGGTCCATTCGGATTTCAGCACGAGGCCCAGGGGGGCTTACTCTTGGTGAGGTAAGGATGAGGCATCTTCACAGTGCAGATCTTGTTGATGAGAGGGCACGTCAAATTGAAACGGAAATCGAAAGTCTGAGAGATACCCTCCGAGAAGTCGAGTTACAAAAAGAATCATTCAATCTTCAGATGGCATTACTCCAGTCACTGGCAAAAAATCCAGGGGGAGAAGGGGAGCTGACGCCGGTCAAATGGGGAGCAGCTGTTGAGGTACTGGGGGAGAACTCTGAACTGGTAAACAGGGGTATACTTTCAGCTGAGAGAGAAATCAGAGAGCTTAACAGAAAGATCTCGGTTAAAAGGCGGGAACTCGATGATCTTGGTAGTCAGCAAAGGGACTATGTAGAGGCAATCATCGCATACAGAGCAGAACAGAATGGCCTGGCTCAATTTAGGGTTGATTATACTGTACCGCAGGTGTCGTGGGTACCTCGTTATGATTTTCGTCTTGATACTGAAAAATCAGAACTTGAACTTATACAATTTGCAGATGTACAGCAGAACAGTGGTGAGGATTGGGACAATGTTGTTCTGAGAATATCCACAAGTCGACCTGCACTGGGTGGAAAACTTCCGGAGCTCTATCCGTGGTATATTGATGTTTTGCGTCCCTCCCGTGATGCAGAACTTTCAAGAGTACCCAGTGCAAGAATGCTCAGGCCCGAGGAAAGAGGACTTTCACTGGAAATGGCTGCAGACCATAACCAATTTGCCGTGATAAGGGATGCTGCGAGTGTGGAAAGCCGTGATTTTGCTGTTAACTATCGTGTTGCCGGAAGGGTGTCCCTTCCTGGTGATAACAGTGTAAATAATTTTAAGCTGTCAAACATAGTTATGGAATCCAATATCAGCACCAGAGTGGTTCCAAAGCTTCAGCCCCTTGCATATCTTTACGCAACATCTGTCTATAATGGTGAGGCTCCGCTTCTTCCCGGGCATGCCACCCTTTATCAGGATGGAGTTTTAGTAGGCAGAGTAAGAGTGGGGAGAGGAGTGGCTGGTGACGAATTGTCAATGTCTTTTGGAGTTGATGAGAGAGTAGAGGTTTCTTATGATCTGATAACTGACAGAAAGGGCTCAGAGGGGATTTTACGCCGGCATAACCAGTTTAAAAGAAAGTATCTGATAACGATTAATAACCACCATAGACGTGAAATGGAGATTACTGTTCTGGATCAGATTCCAATTTCAAGAGATGAACGTATAAGAATTTCCGTTTCAGAAGAATCAGATACTCCTACCAGCTTCAATCTTGAAAACAGACCTGGTGTTGTGGCATTTACCAGTGTGCAAATGCCTGGTGAGCAAAGAAAAATCCGGTTTGGCTATACTGTAACCTTTCCTGAAAATCTTGAGGGCATTATCGGATGGTAG
- a CDS encoding 16S ribosomal RNA methyltransferase KsgA/Dim1 family protein produces MRPKKHLGQHFLTAPAYAEKIADAIPCTPGERLLEIGPGYGALSIHLKRRFPDFHLVEVDKDAVESLKQKLGEGKFTLHHGNVLEFDYAEAGLPLHVTGNLPYNIGAHIIKKTLLYGSDILSCTFMLQKEVVQRIVAPPHSKTNGFLSIFCQFFGKVKLLFSVPPGAFFPPPNVDSAVFQLIVDRDIESKLPREQWKKFFKLVDVGFSMRRKQLAKVLSLRLGRDKAHYSTAIKQLGINENARAEDLDVELWLELYRGLEL; encoded by the coding sequence ATGAGACCTAAAAAACATCTTGGGCAGCACTTTCTTACAGCTCCTGCATATGCAGAGAAGATTGCAGATGCGATTCCATGTACCCCGGGTGAACGGTTACTTGAGATCGGTCCCGGATATGGTGCCCTGAGTATTCATTTAAAAAGGCGGTTTCCCGATTTCCACCTTGTGGAAGTCGATAAGGATGCGGTAGAAAGTCTTAAACAGAAGCTGGGAGAGGGGAAGTTTACTCTTCACCATGGGAATGTATTGGAGTTTGACTATGCTGAAGCTGGACTACCGCTACATGTAACAGGAAATCTGCCCTATAATATTGGTGCACACATTATAAAGAAAACTCTGCTCTATGGCTCGGATATTCTCAGTTGCACATTCATGCTCCAAAAAGAGGTTGTGCAGAGAATCGTTGCCCCTCCTCATAGCAAAACAAACGGATTTCTTTCGATATTTTGCCAGTTTTTCGGTAAAGTTAAACTGCTGTTCAGTGTACCTCCGGGAGCATTCTTTCCGCCTCCGAATGTGGATTCTGCTGTGTTTCAGCTGATTGTGGATAGGGATATTGAAAGTAAACTCCCCAGGGAACAGTGGAAAAAATTTTTCAAACTGGTTGATGTGGGCTTTTCTATGCGCAGAAAACAGCTTGCTAAGGTGCTGAGCTTACGTTTAGGCAGGGATAAGGCTCATTACAGTACTGCAATCAAACAGTTGGGAATTAATGAAAATGCCCGTGCTGAGGATCTGGATGTTGAATTGTGGCTTGAACTGTATAGGGGATTGGAGTTGTGA